ATTCAGTGTCTCAACCAACAAAAACTGATGTggttgagagaaagagagagtagCTATGTGGATGGCACACAGCAGCCATTGATGAAAGAGCACGAAGAGTAGGGTTCTGTAAGAAGATCGCTTGGGCTTGCTTGGGAGAAATCAGCAGCCCAAACGATATTGATGTAATTTATGTCATGCTTAGCAAGAGTAATTAAGATGTGGATTAGTTTCTTGATTaagtaaaaaactttaattagtAAATTATTCAGGCGATGAGCTGAATCTTTTTTCATTGAATCCTACTCTTCTTCCCTAAGTAATTAATTAGTTGTTGAGGATTAAGTAAAAGTCATAGGTCCAAGTCCTGTAAAAGATAGCATGACGAAGACATAAAGTAGAaccacaaattttaaaattaatccaaaagaaaaaattgtctCCAAAAGTTGAGCAATggcaaataaaataatgttgattAGACAATGACCACTTTAaaccctttatttttatattttaaaaataatttatttttttttattttttttttactttaatttgaatatttttatattgtttgatattctgatattaaaaatattttttaaaaaaatatattattttaatatatttataagtaaaaatactttaaaaaacaattattatccactaaaaaaccttttattatttaactcttaaaaaaaaaaagtaaataaagcacaaatagtttttctttataGTAAAGCACATTTTAGTCAAAAGTAACACACTCCAATCGGCCATTTGTGTTTTAATAttgcttgatatatatatatatatatatatatatatatatatatatatatatatatatatatatatatgaatgtgCATGTGTGATGCTTTATTTTGTGAtcaatcattttgttttattctgGTTGATGATTGCTCGTGACTTTAAATTAGCACCACAAGAACATCAAAATTGGTCTCGTCAATTTAGAAGTGATCTTATCCTCGAGGTGTTAACATCCCTTCTTCTAAGCAACAAACATGTTTTTCTCAGCCGTGAAAACTGTATTGACCAGCAGGTCCGCCGGAGTCTATACCGGGTTGATCCAGCTAGCCAAAATGACCCCATGCTAGCTGCACGATGGACATTCTTATTTGTAATAGATTTGATTAATGatcaaatatatttcttaattaactATAATCagttaataattaattcaactctgacttttaagattaaaaaatgtGATTCTTCAAACAGAAAAAATTGATGCCAATTATTCTAAATTTGGTAGCACCGTTTCTTCCTTGTCCTGGACAAAATAAGTTAATGATTAACAACCTGTTAACGTATGATGATGTCTGGTTGACGTTAATTAAGAACtttattcataataatttattttaattttttttataaggttatcacaAATCAAGATTTATATTTAACATGTTATCTTGAATGGATATTAtccaatatttattatattttgagttcatgactaaatgttttttttactagaaaatatgTTTAACAACCCTcgaatatatttttacattaaaaaaattaaccaaactaagcaatgatttaataaatattaaaaataattgattcatgatttttctttgttttttgtattaaaacttGCCTTTACTATCAAAatcagtttttatttgaaaaagatgCTTCTAATAGAAAACATATTTTCGTCAAGAAAAATACACGAATAAGACAATGGAGTTTTtctctattaaaaatatatatccttttCCTCTTTAATTCAAGTTATTAGCATTTTTATGAATATCTTTGTTAATTAACATTAGCTTGTATTCAATAAATCATGcatattgttaataaaaataacgcatattattatcaaaacaagaaaaattacatgaaggaaaaaacaactttcacttaaaattacattttttccACAAAAtactatcataatttttttaattaatttctctaaGATACCTGGAGACTctcaattatataattatgtacaTTTTAGTTCTAAAGGCAAAtgaattaaacaatatttttttgaaaaaatagaattgaTAAGCATACAAGAGCTTACGAGCGTCGAAGTTTTAAACTCCCatcacaagtaaaaaaaaaagtcacataattattatatagaaatttatattaattagcaTAGATTAACTTATATTGATCAATGACAAGGATTaacctcttattttgaagatagagaaacaaaatgataagaaaaatcataatgaCAACAAAACTGGCAAACTTTTATTAGTTGCTGAAgaatattaaactaattatattcacataaaaaacttaaaaaaaattattagctcTTCAACTGTTTACGTGAACAGCATTGACTACGTAAAAACTCCAACTCTCTGGTCTCTGCAAGCTCTTACTACTGTTTCTTGGCATTTTCCTATGTATGTacacacgcacgcacgcacACGCAGGCAAGCACGCACGCACGCACATGCAGAGCAGGACATGCAAGAAGCAACAAGAACttgaaaacagagaaaaatacaaagacatCAATGGAgttaaggaaagaaaagagcatCCAATGTGTCAACTTCCTGTTGGTGGACAGACCCCACAATCCACTACCTTGCATGTTCTCTTGCTCACTGCTGCTCAGACGCAAACTCTGTGTGCAGGAGAGCCATTATCACAACAGCAACATTCCACCCTCCATAACCTTGCCAATATCGTCTTCCTcatctcctctttctttttctttttccttgctgaaacaaatattcatAATCGCCAACAAAAATATCCTTGTTGCTTTTCTATAATTAATATAACTTTCTCTTGTTCGTATATAAACGCAATAagctatgatttttctttttttatatatatatatgttttataagcTATCATTTCAAGTTTTACAAACTTTAAAGACATTAAAAGCTTATCTTGTAATAAATTTCAGgatccataaaattaattaaaatatactttaactAGTTCAAACatccattttaataaaaaaaaaaaaaattctttttatccaTGTTGGAGTCTTGCAAAAATATCCTTGTTGCCCGTAAGATTAATGATTTTCAcgctgaaaaaaaatatgatcaagGTAGTGACATAGCACCACCCACCAATCTAatccaaaagcaaaacaaagcTTGCCTAACTAGACAATGGAGACAATGGAGATGGAATAATAATGATGAGCAATATTTGGCCCCATGTTAACTTGCAAGGATGAACGAACGTAAGGTGATGTTTTTCATTCTGGTTCAGGATCATGGCTCCTCTGAAACCTTACTAAGCATACGTATAGCAAGGTATCCTCTCTGTGTGTGTATACATACGTATAGCAAGGTATcctctgtgtgtgtgtatacataCGTATAGTgtacacatacacacacacagaggATACCTTTCTATACGTATGTATATTCTGTTGTTGTTAATTTGCTGCTAGTTGAAGTAATTTGGATAATCTCAAACAGTTTAGGATAATTACCTTCCCACGACTTCAGTTTGGTGCAGCCGTTCAACTTCCTTACAAAGAGATCATAATTAAAGTTGACGGAGGCAATTTGCTGAGGAAACAAGCTATCGGGACATTTCATGGCCAAATGCACGTCAATTTATGCGAGGCAACGTGCATGAATCCTAACTTTAATTTGAACCTTGGTACtgttattttaacatgtttagaattttaattttaatactatttattgctattactattattattattatttaccaaCCACATCGACTCGAAATTCAAAGATTGACCCCATGATTCCAAACTTTGTGCTTTGTTCGAGTATGATAGCTATGATAACacgttccttttcttttcttttctttcttttttttatatagaaaaaggaacgttaaaagaagaacaaaaaaggtTAATCATTTTCACTCACACGTAGTGAAATTAATCCGTTAATTGGAATTAATGGGAAAGTATCAGTTAAATGCGATAACGAGGTTAGTAAAACACAAAAGGTTGCTTTTTATATGGAatttcaatcttaaaaaaaaatacaattatttattcCAATTTAGTTGAGCTTAATTATGCACTATCCAATGCAGACGGgcatctatataaaaaaaaatattcttgtaagTTCTTAGATTTAAacgtaaaataaaaacatattttcatcTCTATGTTTGTGTCTACAGGTCTTCTCATCCACtagatttcaaattttattgattgggatcatttgattaatattttgtcaattttgatGCCTAAAACACCGAAAGTAAATCAAACTTATATTAAGAAATTGTTGGTTTGATggtaagttgttttttttaaattatttttaaaatttttttgtgtttttttattattagaaaaaattaatcaatgaaaaacactttctagtcaaagaaaaatctaacttggttttcagaaaagtgttttcttttattttgggcaaaaaatattttctgaaagttgtgaaaattttaaaaatattatattatttaatgattatatcaaatttgatcctcaaacttttgattgttatttatattttaaaaaaaatatatttttttttaatttcatctcttaaaattttatttttatattagttatggtcctcatttttataatttttatttgcttttctcttataatttttaattaaatttttttatctgttaaatttaattctcattcttttgattattacttattttatttgaaataatttatgaaatggttattattattattttaatttcttcatctttcaatttttttatttgttagatttgatatatattattttaattattatttattttatttgagataattataaaattatatatttttttaatttttctcattcaacttttaaatttgtaagatttgttccttattattttaataaattttaaaaaaaatcattaataagttatttttcagcttattttccatgacataaccaaatattaaaaaaatattttttaatttattttctgttattttattaaatatcaaaaaataattcactttataaaaatttattttcataaaatttacttttcaaaaaaaaaaaaaacttttagtaAATCAAAAGGTCCCAAAGAACTGTAAATGAAAGCTAAAAATGCAAAAAGTAAAATGGGCCTCCcgatcttgaaaaaaaaaataaaaaaactaaaaaaatattagataaaattcGCTTTTCAAACCCATTCGAATACACGCTGAAACGCAATGTGAATTCAGTCTCTGAACTTGATATCTTAACTACCAAGGTCCAAGAGCATAGCACCACATCCACATGCCTAATGCACGCTCCTCCATGCAGCGCGTGGGAGAAGAATTGCTCATTCCTGTCACTGTAATCTAGGTGCCTccattttctttatcttttcccTCCTGCTCAGGGCTTTGTCTGCTCAAACTTCCTCTCTAGTCAAAAGCATCTTGGGGCCCTCCATGCACTATCTTTTTCCCAATGGTTAATTTCCTAATcacttattatttaaaaaaggaaaatgatcagTCAATAACAGTATCACTAGGATTAACAATTAAGAATCTATTATCATTGTCAAGGACTCGAGTTCATCACTGTAAACAACATTATCATTTCACTTTGATTATCCAACTGTAAAGCAACTTAGAACATTGGATACAGTTTGCAAcaaaaactgcaaaaaaaaataaaaatgaatccaAGAATTCAACACCATCCCCACcccaagaagaaaaggaaaagaatatcCCATCCAACACATTTTCTTTCCTCACCAAATCTTGAGATCAGACTAGCTTGCTAACACTTCAAACCCCGAATTCTAAACTACCGAACCATGCCTTCAAGACCCTTGTCTCCAAGTTTTGACCATCCTAGACCCAGTTTCTTAACCAAAACCAGGATCTTGTTCTTGACACTCACAATCTCAGCCTCTGTGGTTTTGATTCTTACCATTCTTTACTTTGTTTACCATCTTTGGTGCACCCTTGTCAATCGTTCAAGAACCATCCCTTTTGACTCTAGTGCTCCCTTAAAGCTTCAAAGATTTTCATACAAGGAGTTAAAGATTGCCActaatgattttgatgatgcGAATATTATTGGCAAGGGTGGTTCTGCTACTGTCTTTAGAGGCATTGCAAGGGATGGCAAGTTATATGCTATTAAGAGACTCGATGCTCTTTCTTTACAATCAGAGAGAGAGTTTCAGAATGAGTTGCAGATTCTCGGTGGTTTAAGATCACCTTTCTTGGTTATTCTTTTGGGGTACTGTGTAGAAAAGAATAAGCGCTTACTTGTTTACGAGTATGTGCCAAATAAAAGTTTGCAAGAATTGCTGTTTGGAGATGGTCATTTGAGTCTCTGCTGGGAGAGAAGGTTTAATATCATTCTTGATGTTGCAAAAGCACTTGAGTTTTTGCACCTTGGATGTGACCCTCCAGTGATTCATGGGGATGTTAAGCCAAGCAatgttttgcttgattttgatatgagAGCAAAGATTTCAGATTTTGGGTTATCAAGGATTAAGGTGGAGGGGGAGTTTGGAGTGGATTTGTTTAGTCAAGATTTTGGAAAGAGTCAAGAGCTATGGAAGAGTCAAGAGCTTTCAGGGAATTTGActccagaaacaccagcaattGGTACCCCTGTGGAGAGTTGTCACGAGGTAGACTTTGCTCTTGCTTTACAAGCTTCTTCTTCGTCAAAAAACAGTAGAACATGTTATAATGTTAAGGCTTTGAACTTGAATTCTTTGAATTATAACGCCAATATTGCGGGTGAGAGTGATGTCAAGGTAGGGAATGGGAAGGGGAAGGAGGTTTCAAGTGTTGATATTGGCGGGGATGATTGGAATTGTAGATTTGTGCCGTATGATGACGAGTTTTGTAGTAATGATCATAGTAAGGAGTTGAATTGTAATAGCTTCTCCGTTGTTGACGATTCAGCTAGTAGTAAACAATGGGGAAAGGATTGGTGGTGGAGACAGGATGGGAGTGGTGAATTGTGCAGTAAAGATTATGTTATGGAGTGGATAGGGAGCCAAATCTGCCCCTCAACAAATCCAGACTgggaagatgaaaagaaaagtacTCCTGAAAGAACAGAAATGCGTCGTTCTGTCGCATTAGATAAATTAGCTGATGCAAATGATCCTCCACGATTAAAAGATTTCAAGTTTGAAAATCTTGTTAGAGGATTCGAGAAGAAAGAATCTAGAGGCAGGAAAAACCGTCGGAAGAAAAATAGGAAGATGCAGGAGTGGTGGAAAGAAGAGCACCTGGATGAGATTAACAAGAAGGGTAGTAAGCTGAAGAATCTTGAAACAAAGTGGAGAAAAGGGTTTAAAATCCCACATTTTGATCTCGGTCGCAGGTTTCGTTTCCACAGGCGAAAGAAATTGGGAGAACAGAACCAAAATGAGACCGATCAAAATGGGGAGTTCAGTTTCAGAAGGGGATGGAAGAAAAATAACTTCCAATCTGCTGGAAGTGATATGTGGAGTGGGGATCTTTTCAGTCGTGAGTTAAGCAGCACAACAAGCATGAGAGGCACTCTCTGTTATGTTGCTCCAGAATATGGTGGGTGTGGATACTTGATGGAGAAGGCTGATATATACAGCCTAGGGGTTCTAATCCTCGTGATTGTCTCCGGTAGGAGGCCATTACATGTTCTTGCTTCACCAATGAAGCTTGAAAAGGCAAATTTAATAAGTTGGTGCAGGCAGTTAGCTCAAACTGGGAACATCTTAGAACTTGTAGATGAGAGAATGAAGGATGAACACAATAAGGAGCAGGCAAGCTTGTGTATAAACTTGGCTCTGACATGCTTGCAGAGGATGCCTGAATTGAGGCCAGATATTGGAGAGATAGTGAAGATTCTGAAAGGGGAGATGGATCTACCGCATCTTCCTTTCGAATTTTCTCCCTCCCCACCTTCCAAATTGTTCAGTAGGTCaaggagaaaacaaaaatctaatgcAGAGTAGGTTCAGTAcatattctttgttttcttccattGATCATGTTTTTACTGAGTGGTACATAGGATGGGAGCTGTAATCTGAGAACACATTATGGATGTGAAGGTATTTTCTTAATTCGAGTCTACAATGCTATATGTACATCAGAATCTCAGATGAGTGGATTTTGCTTTCCTTGTCTCTAATTGGATATGCAAATGTTTCTGGCTCAGGTTAATGTTTCTATCTTTCTTAGGCATCATATGTTCATCAGATCTGATAACACATTGTGTTCTTAGTAGCTGATCAATCTAGTTCGAGCATTTAACtaccatttttttctcttcttgtcTCCATGAGCCTATGAAAGCTGCATGTTTTGGCTGGTCAACTTGCGTGTAATAATTAATAGGTAAGAAATTATGCCTGAAACAAACAAATCTGACAGCCAAGTTGCTTACCTGTTTTTCACACAGGCGAAACTAAAGCAAGAACAAGAAGGGACCCTTTTCAAAACCCAGCTTGAATACGCTTGTGCATTAGTGGATATCATCTACCTTTGAAACACATAATTATGAGTGTTGGTCCACAACAAAATATGATTATAACCAAGGGAATTCAGGCTCACCATCCCTAGAACTCTGTGGCAGCTACTGGAGATGATTGCTCCTTTAATTTCGGTGGTCTTTGTTGACTCGTGAGGAGCCAGACATGTCATGATCATGGATTAATAAAGCTAAGAAATCATCAACTACTTTTGCTTGctgtgttattgttgttttgttcCTTTTAAGAGGGAAAGAGCTCGGTTCCATGACAAGGGCATATCACATGGCCTGCAGGCTGCTGCTATATGAGGCAGAGGAATACAAGGCCACTAAAGTAGTTCATGTAATAAAAGAACAAGGCCGGTGAAGCAGTTCATgcaataaaagaaaacagaagcaGATCTCCAATACGATATCGTATTGTTCCGTCTCATCCCTTCTTATAACAACAGTTTGTTCACCATGTTGCTCTCCATTTGGAATCCAACGCAACGAATAACATGGTTAAGGTTTTTTAATCCTTAAAATTTCAGAGCTCTCaaatgtgaaaaaaagaaaaaagaaagaaaagagagagaaattaggatttgttctaaattaataatcaaaattgaaagcCCATTTGTTGTTAAGTGAGTTTGCTTCAGCTCAGCCCATTATAACATGTGCTTTTATCCTCCTTCCTTTCCTTAGGCTTCaagatattcaaattaaaaaaaatggcaaaaccctataaaatctagtaatatttttaatttattttttttctaaataaagttttttttaaaaaagctaaattttaatttttcaatttttattatgatgtattgctttttttttttaagaatattttttttatattctaagtttaaataattcatttggCATCATTTCCTTATATAAATTGAATTTGAGAATttgattttatct
This region of Populus alba chromosome 3, ASM523922v2, whole genome shotgun sequence genomic DNA includes:
- the LOC118054663 gene encoding putative receptor-like protein kinase At1g80870 produces the protein MPSRPLSPSFDHPRPSFLTKTRILFLTLTISASVVLILTILYFVYHLWCTLVNRSRTIPFDSSAPLKLQRFSYKELKIATNDFDDANIIGKGGSATVFRGIARDGKLYAIKRLDALSLQSEREFQNELQILGGLRSPFLVILLGYCVEKNKRLLVYEYVPNKSLQELLFGDGHLSLCWERRFNIILDVAKALEFLHLGCDPPVIHGDVKPSNVLLDFDMRAKISDFGLSRIKVEGEFGVDLFSQDFGKSQELWKSQELSGNLTPETPAIGTPVESCHEVDFALALQASSSSKNSRTCYNVKALNLNSLNYNANIAGESDVKVGNGKGKEVSSVDIGGDDWNCRFVPYDDEFCSNDHSKELNCNSFSVVDDSASSKQWGKDWWWRQDGSGELCSKDYVMEWIGSQICPSTNPDWEDEKKSTPERTEMRRSVALDKLADANDPPRLKDFKFENLVRGFEKKESRGRKNRRKKNRKMQEWWKEEHLDEINKKGSKLKNLETKWRKGFKIPHFDLGRRFRFHRRKKLGEQNQNETDQNGEFSFRRGWKKNNFQSAGSDMWSGDLFSRELSSTTSMRGTLCYVAPEYGGCGYLMEKADIYSLGVLILVIVSGRRPLHVLASPMKLEKANLISWCRQLAQTGNILELVDERMKDEHNKEQASLCINLALTCLQRMPELRPDIGEIVKILKGEMDLPHLPFEFSPSPPSKLFSRSRRKQKSNAE